From the genome of Hymenobacter sp. PAMC 26628, one region includes:
- a CDS encoding NADP-dependent malic enzyme, translating to MLKINKQDALNYHSQSPAGKIEVVPTKPVSTQLDLALAYSPGVAEPCLAIAANPDDVYKYTAKGNLVAVISNGTAVLGLGNIGPAASKPVMEGKGVLFKKFAGLDCFDIEIDATDPDEFIRIVKALEPTFGGINLEDIKAPECFQIETALREQMNIPLMHDDQHGTAIITAAALLNALALVGKKIDEIQLVVSGAGAAAVSCLRLYLALGLKKENVVVFDKDGLIHEGRTNLAPIQMQFATTRRLNNLGEALVGADMFLGLSAANVLPAEYLLTMAADPIVFALANPNPEIEYELAMGTRPDLIMATGRSDHPNQVNNVLGFPYIFRGAMDVRATEINEAMKLAAVHALAELSREPVPDMVNRAYGDNTLAFGRSYLIPKPLDPRLITTISPAVARAAMESGVARLPITDWEAYGDQLHARLGGNQKLMNRITSAAKSGPKRVVFAEGDNYKVLKAAQILRDEGIARPIVLGPQEKIEEIARANNIDLEGCEIINILKEDERRAEFAQLLYQKRQRRGMTLYEGRRLMRERNYYAAMMVETGQADACITGLTKDYGKSIIPALQVIGTEDGVKRVSSMYIIQHKQGPYFFADTTVNINPTAEQMVEIIGLTARAVRFFDAEPRIAVISYSNFGSNQGELPEKTRRATELAKARYPDLLIDGEMQANVALSPRLLQEHYSFSTLAEKGANTLVFPNVESGNIAYKVLQEIGGAEVIGPVLMGMRKPVHILQLGASVRDIVNIAAIAVVDAQSGGKGM from the coding sequence ATGCTGAAAATTAACAAGCAGGACGCCCTCAACTACCACTCGCAGAGCCCCGCGGGCAAAATCGAGGTAGTGCCCACCAAGCCCGTCAGCACCCAGCTTGACCTAGCGCTGGCCTACTCGCCGGGCGTGGCCGAACCCTGCCTGGCCATCGCCGCCAACCCCGACGACGTATACAAGTACACCGCCAAAGGCAACCTAGTGGCCGTTATCAGCAACGGGACGGCGGTGCTGGGGCTGGGCAACATCGGGCCCGCCGCCAGCAAGCCGGTAATGGAGGGCAAGGGCGTGCTGTTCAAGAAGTTCGCCGGGCTGGACTGCTTCGATATTGAGATCGACGCCACCGACCCCGACGAGTTCATCCGCATCGTGAAGGCGCTGGAGCCCACGTTTGGCGGCATCAACTTGGAGGACATTAAGGCCCCGGAGTGCTTTCAGATTGAGACGGCCCTGCGCGAGCAGATGAACATCCCGCTGATGCACGACGACCAGCACGGCACGGCCATCATCACGGCGGCGGCGTTGCTGAACGCGCTGGCGCTGGTGGGCAAGAAGATTGACGAAATCCAGCTGGTGGTGAGCGGGGCGGGGGCGGCGGCCGTGTCGTGCCTGCGCCTGTACCTGGCCCTGGGCTTGAAAAAGGAAAACGTGGTGGTGTTCGACAAGGACGGCCTCATCCACGAGGGGCGCACCAACTTGGCCCCCATCCAGATGCAGTTTGCCACCACGCGCCGGCTCAACAACCTGGGCGAGGCCCTGGTGGGGGCCGACATGTTCCTGGGCTTGTCGGCGGCCAACGTGCTGCCGGCCGAGTACCTGCTCACGATGGCCGCCGACCCCATCGTGTTTGCCTTGGCCAACCCGAACCCGGAAATCGAGTACGAGCTGGCCATGGGCACCCGGCCCGACCTCATCATGGCCACCGGGCGCTCCGACCACCCCAACCAAGTGAACAACGTGCTGGGCTTTCCTTACATTTTCCGGGGGGCGATGGACGTGCGGGCCACCGAAATCAACGAAGCCATGAAGCTGGCCGCCGTGCACGCCCTGGCCGAGCTGAGTCGCGAGCCCGTGCCCGACATGGTGAACCGCGCCTACGGCGACAACACGTTGGCCTTCGGCCGCAGCTACCTCATTCCCAAGCCGCTCGACCCGCGCCTCATCACCACCATCAGCCCGGCGGTGGCGCGCGCGGCGATGGAAAGCGGCGTGGCCCGCCTGCCCATCACCGACTGGGAAGCCTACGGCGACCAGCTCCACGCCCGCCTCGGCGGCAACCAGAAGCTGATGAACCGCATCACGAGCGCCGCCAAGTCGGGGCCCAAGCGGGTGGTATTTGCCGAGGGCGACAACTACAAGGTGCTGAAGGCGGCCCAGATTTTGCGCGACGAGGGCATCGCCCGGCCCATCGTGCTGGGGCCCCAGGAAAAGATCGAGGAGATTGCCCGGGCGAACAACATCGACCTGGAAGGCTGCGAAATCATCAATATTCTGAAAGAAGACGAGCGCCGCGCCGAGTTTGCCCAGCTGCTGTACCAAAAGCGCCAGCGCCGGGGCATGACGCTCTACGAGGGCCGCCGCCTGATGCGCGAACGCAACTACTACGCCGCCATGATGGTAGAAACCGGCCAGGCCGACGCCTGCATTACGGGCCTCACCAAGGACTACGGCAAGAGCATCATCCCGGCCCTGCAGGTCATTGGCACCGAAGACGGGGTGAAGCGCGTGTCGTCGATGTACATCATCCAGCACAAGCAGGGGCCCTATTTCTTCGCCGATACCACGGTGAACATCAACCCCACGGCCGAGCAAATGGTGGAAATCATCGGCCTGACCGCCCGGGCCGTACGCTTCTTCGACGCCGAGCCGCGCATCGCCGTTATCTCCTACTCCAACTTCGGCTCGAACCAGGGCGAGCTGCCCGAAAAAACCCGCCGCGCCACCGAGTTGGCCAAAGCCCGCTACCCCGATTTGCTCATCGACGGCGAAATGCAGGCCAACGTGGCCCTGAGCCCGCGCCTGCTGCAAGAGCACTACAGCTTCAGCACCCTGGCCGAAAAAGGCGCCAACACCCTCGTGTTTCCCAACGTGGAATCGGGCAATATCGCCTACAAAGTGCTTCAGGAAATCGGCGGCGCCGAGGTCATCGGCCCGGTGCTGATGGGCATGCGCAAGCCCGTCCACATTCTCCAGCTGGGGGCCTCGGTGCGCGACATCGTGAACATTGCCGCCATCGCCGTGGTCGATGCGCAGTCGGGCGGCAAGGGCATGTAG
- a CDS encoding LysM peptidoglycan-binding domain-containing protein — protein sequence MKQGRIPAFRPGRLWRRLALALPLAAPVAAKAQQLPPLSTDTTKVPVLLLPDSLAVVPIVPVDSVRLAWLQTPPTVRDLVGDRMSCIETDAPHQFNNAVMAYITLFTVRKRDYTQRVLERENLYFPLFEKYLAQYHLPTDLKYLAVVESSLIPTAKSPVGATGLWQFMGPTAGDLRLRRDEWVDERMAPEKATEAACKHLRYLYGVFHDWELVLAAYNWGAGNVQRVMRRTGKKTFWDLYPNLPAETRNYVPTFTAVMYSMKYAQQHGLHSDKLAYQRAEALDTLGLRGQAFDLHRLSVACGYSDSTYLARYNPELFRAGLPAGYRPYVVRYPATARAAFGDADRATLLAFCQPLAALPQPLAALPPRLDGVEPWSRPAPLLADATAADVAPRVRRIHHKVRRGETVAGLAERFDVSPGQLRRWNELTKKQTLKPGRTVVVLVPLPAARPPMVVAAVAPPAPRAVRALPSAEDVAARQALAAANALEVARVAAVAALEQQQATRLAKVRQRQEAAQHAQARIAAVQAAALAKTTASLAGRKSAEPVALASALVETAATETLLASNEATLGGPVEVAETPTPKLRRAPAEAAARPRDTAAEVEPTPTATASYVVRRGDNLTKLAQARGVSVAQLVAWNHLDAETVEAGQHLRFGPPAGAPAKAASAHLAAVPKTHRVQPGDTLYNISRRFNVSVAVLRRLNHLTSDDVKLGQKLLVPQG from the coding sequence ATGAAGCAAGGACGTATCCCGGCGTTTCGGCCCGGCCGCCTGTGGCGGCGGCTGGCGCTGGCCCTGCCTTTGGCCGCCCCCGTGGCCGCCAAGGCACAGCAGCTGCCGCCCCTTTCTACCGATACCACAAAGGTGCCGGTGCTGCTGCTGCCCGACTCGCTGGCTGTGGTGCCCATCGTGCCCGTCGATTCGGTGCGGCTTGCCTGGCTGCAAACCCCGCCTACCGTGCGCGACCTTGTGGGCGACCGGATGAGCTGCATCGAAACCGACGCTCCGCACCAGTTCAACAATGCGGTGATGGCTTACATCACCCTGTTTACGGTGCGCAAGCGCGACTACACGCAGCGGGTGCTGGAGCGCGAAAACCTATATTTTCCGCTGTTTGAGAAGTACCTCGCGCAGTACCACCTGCCCACCGACCTTAAGTACCTGGCCGTGGTGGAGTCGTCGCTGATTCCCACGGCCAAATCGCCGGTGGGGGCCACCGGGCTCTGGCAGTTCATGGGGCCCACGGCTGGCGACCTGCGCCTGCGCCGCGATGAGTGGGTGGACGAGCGCATGGCCCCCGAAAAAGCCACCGAAGCCGCTTGCAAGCACCTGCGCTACCTCTACGGCGTGTTTCACGACTGGGAACTGGTGCTGGCCGCCTACAATTGGGGCGCGGGCAACGTGCAACGGGTGATGCGCCGCACCGGCAAAAAAACCTTCTGGGACCTGTACCCGAACTTGCCGGCCGAAACGCGCAACTACGTGCCCACCTTCACAGCTGTGATGTACAGCATGAAGTACGCCCAGCAGCACGGCCTGCACTCCGACAAGCTGGCCTACCAGCGCGCCGAGGCCCTGGATACGCTGGGCCTGCGCGGCCAGGCCTTCGACCTGCACCGCCTGAGCGTAGCCTGCGGCTATTCCGACTCAACTTACCTCGCTCGCTACAACCCTGAGCTGTTTCGGGCCGGGCTGCCGGCCGGCTACCGGCCCTACGTGGTGCGCTACCCCGCCACGGCCCGCGCCGCTTTTGGCGACGCCGACCGGGCCACCCTGCTAGCGTTTTGCCAGCCACTGGCCGCGCTGCCCCAGCCGCTGGCCGCGCTGCCGCCGCGCCTCGACGGCGTGGAGCCCTGGAGCCGCCCCGCCCCGCTGCTGGCTGATGCAACTGCTGCTGATGTCGCGCCGCGCGTCCGGCGAATCCACCACAAGGTGCGCCGGGGCGAAACCGTGGCCGGCCTGGCCGAGCGGTTCGACGTGAGCCCAGGTCAATTGCGCCGCTGGAACGAGCTAACCAAAAAGCAAACGCTGAAGCCGGGCCGCACCGTGGTGGTACTGGTGCCGCTGCCCGCCGCGCGGCCGCCGATGGTGGTAGCGGCCGTTGCTCCGCCCGCGCCCCGCGCCGTCCGGGCCCTGCCCTCGGCGGAGGACGTAGCGGCCCGCCAGGCCCTGGCCGCTGCCAATGCGTTGGAAGTGGCCCGCGTGGCCGCCGTGGCCGCGCTGGAGCAGCAGCAAGCCACGCGCCTGGCCAAGGTGCGCCAGCGGCAGGAAGCTGCCCAGCACGCCCAGGCCCGGATTGCCGCCGTGCAGGCCGCGGCATTGGCCAAAACCACGGCCTCCCTGGCCGGGCGCAAATCTGCTGAGCCGGTAGCCTTGGCGTCAGCCCTAGTTGAAACCGCTGCTACCGAAACGCTTCTGGCTAGCAATGAAGCGACCCTTGGGGGCCCTGTGGAGGTAGCAGAAACCCCTACGCCCAAGCTACGCCGGGCTCCGGCGGAGGCTGCCGCCCGGCCGCGGGATACTGCCGCCGAAGTAGAGCCAACGCCTACTGCCACTGCAAGCTACGTGGTGCGGCGGGGCGACAACCTGACCAAGCTGGCCCAGGCGCGCGGCGTGAGCGTGGCCCAGCTCGTGGCCTGGAACCACCTCGATGCCGAAACCGTGGAAGCCGGCCAGCACCTGCGCTTCGGCCCCCCCGCCGGGGCCCCAGCGAAGGCGGCGTCTGCGCACCTCGCCGCGGTGCCCAAGACGCATAGGGTTCAGCCCGGCGACACGCTCTATAATATTTCGCGCCGCTTCAACGTGAGCGTGGCGGTGCTGCGGCGCCTCAACCACCTCACTTCCGACGACGTGAAGCTGGGGCAGAAGCTGCTGGTGCCGCAGGGCTAG
- a CDS encoding T9SS type A sorting domain-containing protein produces MRFSTLFGVGLLAASLSGPARVLAQTPCPPAGIRTDPANPAGGGGKVNSFNWYRGDYQPSVYNGTMYTLNSPYPGVGQAYTELPWLQAASNAVMNRFQGHVDTPGDGWELIRRDLGYLDSGAEAKTTNPLLILYNRRTSVLRVFTCVGDPQNNFQFAEIKLKFGTTATYKAATLNRMSALGVALEDTEPRTNPEFVSATRYLNGRSKWFVADFPMDYDPCICQFDSQFNIEVNLITQADVKLLGKTAGSLIAMKDGGTGTATGSTDPDMDKGLPFIRKINSALDAGGKSYDNIDKFTTKMANLFPDKATPLSSFKDASKLGNFMKDGLNSLPYVGAALSMLDYFMGGGQDAGPQKVVMEPMTIEMSTTITGTITTNNWYTSLSFQNPGNRNPNNIPEKIPFYNEAMGVFSLLKRPTVDVRTTTPYTGAGGAPQPGTQPFTRYSFRLTEDLQYVINPAARLEVQDFQAALVFEGPNQTIPTRPYYDYGGIQTYEGPTTNATGMMQHAYRTDYVDARSIKNNIYSYIRKGPIQGTYYGPEFYYTNLYLKVMLNLRPLDCSTCQNVLFVARYPVNQNNVSEYTTLPRASDGVLPQATPATVQVVCNGSKYRDAVTLLKPGRPQAGPPAAPGTPASVALQAYPNPATGAVRLRYPVEQPGPVRLTLRNSLGQTVRTLLAQNAPAGVQELSADLTGLAPGVYYCVFRTATQTQVERLVVGGN; encoded by the coding sequence ATGCGTTTTTCTACTCTTTTTGGGGTGGGGCTGCTGGCTGCGTCCCTATCCGGCCCGGCGCGGGTGCTCGCGCAAACCCCGTGCCCGCCCGCGGGCATCCGCACCGACCCGGCCAATCCCGCTGGTGGGGGCGGGAAGGTTAATTCCTTCAACTGGTATCGTGGCGATTACCAGCCCTCGGTGTACAATGGCACTATGTACACGCTCAACAGTCCGTATCCGGGGGTGGGGCAGGCGTATACTGAATTGCCCTGGCTTCAGGCAGCTAGTAATGCGGTAATGAACCGCTTCCAAGGCCATGTCGATACCCCCGGTGATGGTTGGGAGTTGATCCGGCGCGACCTTGGCTATTTGGATTCGGGTGCCGAAGCTAAAACCACCAATCCCTTGCTTATTCTCTATAACCGCCGTACCAGTGTGCTGCGCGTTTTCACGTGCGTTGGCGACCCGCAAAACAATTTCCAATTCGCGGAAATTAAGCTCAAGTTTGGTACTACGGCAACGTATAAAGCAGCTACCCTCAACAGAATGAGCGCGTTGGGCGTGGCCCTCGAAGATACCGAACCGCGTACCAACCCGGAATTCGTATCGGCAACCCGCTACCTCAATGGCCGTTCCAAGTGGTTCGTTGCTGATTTTCCGATGGACTACGACCCGTGCATTTGCCAATTCGACTCGCAGTTTAATATCGAAGTCAATTTGATTACGCAAGCCGACGTGAAGCTGCTCGGCAAAACCGCCGGCAGCCTAATTGCAATGAAAGACGGCGGTACGGGCACCGCCACCGGCTCCACGGACCCCGACATGGACAAGGGCCTGCCGTTCATCCGCAAAATAAATTCTGCGCTAGACGCCGGCGGGAAGTCTTACGACAACATCGACAAGTTCACCACGAAGATGGCCAACCTGTTTCCCGATAAGGCTACACCGTTAAGCTCATTTAAAGACGCGAGCAAATTAGGGAACTTTATGAAAGACGGCCTGAATTCTCTGCCTTACGTAGGGGCCGCCCTGAGTATGCTCGACTATTTTATGGGCGGGGGGCAGGACGCTGGGCCGCAAAAAGTGGTGATGGAGCCAATGACCATTGAAATGAGCACGACCATTACGGGGACTATTACCACCAACAACTGGTACACCAGCTTATCCTTCCAAAACCCCGGCAACCGCAATCCCAACAACATTCCGGAAAAAATCCCCTTCTACAACGAGGCAATGGGCGTGTTCAGCTTGTTGAAGCGCCCCACGGTGGACGTGCGGACCACCACGCCCTACACTGGCGCGGGCGGCGCCCCACAACCGGGGACTCAGCCGTTTACGCGGTATTCATTTCGCTTAACGGAGGATTTGCAGTACGTCATCAATCCGGCGGCCCGTTTAGAAGTGCAGGATTTTCAGGCGGCGCTGGTGTTCGAGGGGCCCAACCAAACAATTCCCACCCGGCCGTACTATGATTACGGCGGCATTCAGACTTACGAGGGCCCAACGACCAACGCCACTGGGATGATGCAACACGCGTACCGGACGGATTACGTGGACGCCCGCAGCATCAAGAACAATATCTACTCCTACATTCGCAAAGGCCCCATCCAAGGCACTTATTACGGCCCCGAATTCTACTACACCAACCTGTACCTAAAGGTGATGCTGAACCTGCGCCCGCTGGATTGCAGTACCTGCCAAAACGTGCTGTTCGTGGCCCGGTACCCCGTCAATCAAAACAACGTTAGTGAGTATACCACGCTGCCGCGCGCCAGCGATGGCGTGTTGCCGCAGGCCACCCCGGCCACCGTCCAGGTCGTGTGCAACGGCAGCAAGTACCGCGATGCCGTGACGCTGCTGAAGCCGGGCCGCCCGCAAGCGGGCCCGCCGGCCGCGCCGGGCACCCCGGCCAGTGTTGCGTTGCAGGCTTATCCGAACCCCGCCACCGGCGCGGTCCGCCTGCGCTACCCGGTGGAGCAGCCCGGCCCGGTGCGGCTGACGTTGCGCAACAGCCTCGGGCAAACCGTGCGGACGCTGCTGGCGCAAAATGCCCCGGCCGGCGTGCAGGAGCTAAGCGCTGACCTGACCGGCCTGGCGCCCGGCGTTTACTACTGCGTCTTCCGCACAGCCACGCAAACCCAGGTCGAGCGGCTGGTCGTTGGCGGCAACTAA